In one Lycium barbarum isolate Lr01 chromosome 7, ASM1917538v2, whole genome shotgun sequence genomic region, the following are encoded:
- the LOC132604097 gene encoding uncharacterized protein LOC132604097, protein MKSLTFEVEEEGSAIAVLGSLFNLTEVHLSDYSQEGQLLLESTNSDIYKNNASPLNEFGSLPEDLELARQMNEMGLPVSFHTNKEHRRNRTGKGKIKDEKKKHLWSCENTQDEVLNAIQEQEEECESNGTLHGDSNNASSCMSILGQSEFSSCYTGDGDAHCLNGGEEGLNNQQPDLSLDNTKDTVSTCEKVQSAKDVGVMVGSSLECGSHAEICPINSSVESGWISGEGLNGHCEGNPLNGEQMECACMGAPLTGEQIESTAMQTDEHDTEDGLLCNDDGEVLNSRNTTNNNCDGTIDDWRLYWDNDYGRNYFYNIVTLQCTWDPPPGMEDLVFTNFTAKQPERTLEMVEFDVADLKESNDLQTSASIQSELDIADGIREDDVLLDRQLNESEGTGQSADKMCTFNSTKHKKRVRKTKPKWKIPTEAQELKFCNINEEVSPSLNKYWCQRYLLFNKYDEGIKMDEEGWFSVTPEAIAKHHALRCGSGTIVDLFTGVGGNSIQFAKRSKHVIAIDIDPKRIDLAQYNAAIYGVRDQIDFIRGDSFALAPNLKADVVFMSPPWGGPDYLKERTFDMKTMLRPHDGNFLFSIGRGIASKVVMFLPRNVDINQLAELSQSANPPWSLEVEKNYLNGKFKAVTAYFCKPS, encoded by the exons ATGAAAAGCTTAACGtttgaagttgaagaagaaggcTCAGCAATTGCAGTTCTTGGCTCACTATTCAACCTTACTGAAGTTCATCTTTC AGATTATTCGCAAGAAGGGCAGCTTTTATTGGAATCTACA AACAGTGATATCTACAAAAATAATGCATCCCCATTAAATG AGTTTGGCTCTTTACCGGAAGATTTGGAGCTTGCCAGACAAATGAATGAAATGGGCCTTCCTGTTTCATTCCACACTAACAAGGAG CACAGGAGAAATCGAACAGgtaagggaaaaataaaggatgaAAAGAAGAAGCATCTTTGGTCGTGCGAGAATACTCAGGATGAAGTGCTAAATGCAATACAAGAGCAGGAGGAGGAATGTGAGTCTAATGGTACTCTGCATGGAGACTCAAACAATGCTTCTTCCTGCATGTCAATTCTTGGACAAAGTGAATTCTCTTCCTGCTATACTGGGGATGGTGATGCCCATTGTCTTAATGGTGGAGAGGAAGGTTTGAACAATCAGCAACCAGATCTTAGTCTGGATAATACAAAGGATACTGTCTCTACATGTGAAAAAGTTCAATCGGCAAAAGATGTCGGAGTAATGGTTGGCTCAAGTTTGGAATGTGGAAGCCATGCAGAAATCTGTCCAATAAATAGCAGTGTCGAAAGTGGATGGATCAGTGGAGAGGGATTAAATGGTCATTGTGAGGGAAATCCCTTAAATGGAGAGCAGATGGAGTGTGCCTGTATGGGTGCTCCTTTAACTGGGGAGCAAATAGAGTCTACTGCTATGCAAACGGATGAACATGACACAGAAGATGGGCTACTCTGCAATGATGATGGTGAAGTGTTAAATAGTCGTAATACAACTAATAATAATTGTGACGGAACTATTGATGATTGGAGGTTGTATTGGGACAATGATTACGGAAGAAACTACTTTTATAACATTGTGACTTTGCAATGTACATGGGATCCACCTCCAGGAATGGAAGACCTAGTATTTACTAATTTTACTGCCAAACAACCAGAAAGGACACTTGAGATGGTGGAGTTTGATGTTGCAGATTTAAAAGAATCTAATGATCTGCAAACTTCTGCAAGTATACAGTCTGAACTTGACATTGCAGATGGAATTAGGGAGGATGATGTACTGTTGGACAGACAGCTCAATGAATCAGAGGGAACAGGACAATCTGCTGACAAAATGTGTACTTTTAACTCTACAAAACACAAGAAGAGAGTCAGAAAAACGAAACCCAAATGGAAGATACCAACTGAAGCTCAAG AGCTGAAATTCTGCAATATTAATGAAGAAGTATCTCCCAGTTTGAACAAATATTGGTGTCAAAGGTATCTACTATTTAACAAATATGATGAAGGAATAAAGATGGACGAAGAAGGATGGTTCTCAGTTACGCCAGAGGCCATAGCCAAGCATCATGCACTTCGCTGTGGTTCTGGTACTATAGTGGATTTATTTACTGGAGTCGGTGGGAATTCAATTCAATTTGCTAAGAG GAGTAAGCATGTCATTGCAATCGATATTGATCCAAAAAGAATAGACTTAGCTCAATATAATGCTGCTATCTACGGAGTTCGCGACCAGATAGACTTCATTAGAGGCGATTCTTTTGCTTTGGCTCCAAATCTGAAG GCAGATGTAGTCTTTATGTCACCACCTTGGGGTGGACCAGACTATTTGAAGGAAAGAACATTTGACATGAAAACGATGCTTAGGCCACATGATGG GAACTTCCTCTTCAGCATTGGCAGGGGAATTGCCTCCAAAGTTGTTATGTTCCTTCCAAGAAATGTCGATATCAATCAGTTGGCAGAATTGTCACAGTCCGCAAATCCACCATGGTCATTAGAG GTGGAGAAGAATTACTTAAATGGCAAGTTCAAGGCCGTTACAGCATACTTCTGTAAACCCTCGTGA
- the LOC132604098 gene encoding uncharacterized protein LOC132604098 isoform X2 translates to MEGAADQVFNSLEPEFSASSPVTRQKAAAAKQIIENHYKNYLQGLQDRKERRRALQRKAQEAQIPDDEQEKMLRNLEKRETEFMRLQRHKVGIDDFELLTVIGKGAFGEVRLCRFKTTGDVFAMKKLKKSEMLSRGQVEHVRSERNLLVEVDSRCIVKLFYSFQDSDFLYLIMEYLPGGDIMTLLMREDILCEDVARFYMAESILAIHSIHQHNYVHRDIKPDNLILDKNGHLKLSDFGLCKPLENKYSSLLEDEDLTTQNSLSEADSDKAPWLMQKEQLQQWKRNRRALAYSTVGTLDYMAPEVLLKKGYGMECDWWSLGAILYEMLVGYPPFCSEDPRFTCRKIINWRACLKFPEEPKVSDEAKDLICRLLCDVESRLGTGGVEEIKAHPWFNGTKWDALYEMEAAYRPIVTGELDTQNFEKFAEVEGSQSTAPRVGPWRKMLTSKDSNFIGYTYKKSDILKSAGTSGIDASSNGSKPPPSLVSLFGRVELQDTRKEDDQNRDS, encoded by the exons ATGGAGGGAGCTGCTGATCAGGTATTCAATTCATTGGAGCCAGAATTTTCTGCTTCTTCACCAGTCACACGCCAAAAAGCAGCTGCAGCTAAGCAAATCATTGAGAATCATTACAAGAACTATCTTCAAGGCTTGCAAGATCGCAAAGAAAG GCGAAGAGCGTTGCAGAGGAAGGCGCAAGAAGCACAGATACCGGATGATGAGCAAGAGAAGATGCTGAGGAATTTGGAGAAGAGGGAGACTGAGTTTATGAGATTGCAGAGGCATAAAGTTGGAATTGATGACTTTGAACTGTTGACAGTCATTGGTAAAGGCGCATTCGGGGAG GTTAGACTGTGTCGATTTAAAACTACTGGCGACGTTTTTgccatgaagaagttgaagaaatcAGAGATGCTTAGCCGAGGGCAG GTTGAGCATGTTAGATCTGAGAGGAATTTGCTTGTAGAGGTTGATAGTCGGTGCATAGTGAAACTTTTCTATTCTTTCCAAGATTCAGATTTCTTATACCTTATCATGGAATATTTACCTGGAGGTGACATTATGACCTTACTGATGAGAGAAGATATTCTTTGTGAAGATGTTGCTCGGTTCTATATGGCAGAAAGTATTTTAGCAATTCATTCTATTCATCAGCACAATTATGTGCACAG GGACATTAAGCCAGATAACCTTATACTGGACAAAAATGGACATCTAAAGCTTTCTGATTTTGGTTTATGTAAACCACTGGAAAATAAATACTCATCACTGTTGGAAGATGAGGATCTGACAACTCAGAACTCCTTAAGTGAGGCTGATAGTGATAAAGCTCCATGGTTAATGCAAAAAGAACAATTACAACAATGGAAACGCAACCGCCGTGCCCTG GCGTATTCTACTGTGGGAACTCTTGATTACATGGCACCTGAGGTTTTGTTGAAGAAAGGATATGGAATGGAATGTGATTGGTGGTCATTGGGGGCAATCTTGTACGAGATGCTCGTAGGTTATCCTCCCTTCTGCTCAGAAGATCCAAGATTCACATGTCGCAAG ATTATCAATTGGAGAGCATGCTTGAAATTCCCGGAAGAACCAAAAGTATCAGATGAGGCTAAGGATCTGATATGTCGTTTGTTGTGTGATGTCGAATCAAGATTGGGAACCGGAGGAGTGGAGGAAATAAAG GCTCATCCTTGGTTCAATGGAACTAAGTGGGATGCACTTTATGAAATGGAAGCTGCCTACAGACCCATTGTTACTGGAGAACTAGACACTCAAAATTTTGAGAAGTTTGCTGAA GTAGAAGGTTCACAATCAACAGCACCAAGAGTGGGACCCTGGCGAAAG ATGTTAACATCAAAAGACTCCAATTTTATTGGATATACTTACAAGAAATCAGACATTCTTAAATCAGCTGGAACTTCAG GGATAGATGCGAGTTCAAATGGATCGAAACCTCCTCCATCTTTAGTGTCATTATTTG
- the LOC132604098 gene encoding uncharacterized protein LOC132604098 isoform X1 has translation MEGAADQVFNSLEPEFSASSPVTRQKAAAAKQIIENHYKNYLQGLQDRKERRRALQRKAQEAQIPDDEQEKMLRNLEKRETEFMRLQRHKVGIDDFELLTVIGKGAFGEVRLCRFKTTGDVFAMKKLKKSEMLSRGQVEHVRSERNLLVEVDSRCIVKLFYSFQDSDFLYLIMEYLPGGDIMTLLMREDILCEDVARFYMAESILAIHSIHQHNYVHRDIKPDNLILDKNGHLKLSDFGLCKPLENKYSSLLEDEDLTTQNSLSEADSDKAPWLMQKEQLQQWKRNRRALAYSTVGTLDYMAPEVLLKKGYGMECDWWSLGAILYEMLVGYPPFCSEDPRFTCRKIINWRACLKFPEEPKVSDEAKDLICRLLCDVESRLGTGGVEEIKAHPWFNGTKWDALYEMEAAYRPIVTGELDTQNFEKFAEVEGSQSTAPRVGPWRKMLTSKDSNFIGYTYKKSDILKSAGTSEGHLHHAGIDASSNGSKPPPSLVSLFGRVELQDTRKEDDQNRDS, from the exons ATGGAGGGAGCTGCTGATCAGGTATTCAATTCATTGGAGCCAGAATTTTCTGCTTCTTCACCAGTCACACGCCAAAAAGCAGCTGCAGCTAAGCAAATCATTGAGAATCATTACAAGAACTATCTTCAAGGCTTGCAAGATCGCAAAGAAAG GCGAAGAGCGTTGCAGAGGAAGGCGCAAGAAGCACAGATACCGGATGATGAGCAAGAGAAGATGCTGAGGAATTTGGAGAAGAGGGAGACTGAGTTTATGAGATTGCAGAGGCATAAAGTTGGAATTGATGACTTTGAACTGTTGACAGTCATTGGTAAAGGCGCATTCGGGGAG GTTAGACTGTGTCGATTTAAAACTACTGGCGACGTTTTTgccatgaagaagttgaagaaatcAGAGATGCTTAGCCGAGGGCAG GTTGAGCATGTTAGATCTGAGAGGAATTTGCTTGTAGAGGTTGATAGTCGGTGCATAGTGAAACTTTTCTATTCTTTCCAAGATTCAGATTTCTTATACCTTATCATGGAATATTTACCTGGAGGTGACATTATGACCTTACTGATGAGAGAAGATATTCTTTGTGAAGATGTTGCTCGGTTCTATATGGCAGAAAGTATTTTAGCAATTCATTCTATTCATCAGCACAATTATGTGCACAG GGACATTAAGCCAGATAACCTTATACTGGACAAAAATGGACATCTAAAGCTTTCTGATTTTGGTTTATGTAAACCACTGGAAAATAAATACTCATCACTGTTGGAAGATGAGGATCTGACAACTCAGAACTCCTTAAGTGAGGCTGATAGTGATAAAGCTCCATGGTTAATGCAAAAAGAACAATTACAACAATGGAAACGCAACCGCCGTGCCCTG GCGTATTCTACTGTGGGAACTCTTGATTACATGGCACCTGAGGTTTTGTTGAAGAAAGGATATGGAATGGAATGTGATTGGTGGTCATTGGGGGCAATCTTGTACGAGATGCTCGTAGGTTATCCTCCCTTCTGCTCAGAAGATCCAAGATTCACATGTCGCAAG ATTATCAATTGGAGAGCATGCTTGAAATTCCCGGAAGAACCAAAAGTATCAGATGAGGCTAAGGATCTGATATGTCGTTTGTTGTGTGATGTCGAATCAAGATTGGGAACCGGAGGAGTGGAGGAAATAAAG GCTCATCCTTGGTTCAATGGAACTAAGTGGGATGCACTTTATGAAATGGAAGCTGCCTACAGACCCATTGTTACTGGAGAACTAGACACTCAAAATTTTGAGAAGTTTGCTGAA GTAGAAGGTTCACAATCAACAGCACCAAGAGTGGGACCCTGGCGAAAG ATGTTAACATCAAAAGACTCCAATTTTATTGGATATACTTACAAGAAATCAGACATTCTTAAATCAGCTGGAACTTCAG AGGGACATCTTCATCATGCAGGGATAGATGCGAGTTCAAATGGATCGAAACCTCCTCCATCTTTAGTGTCATTATTTG